The nucleotide sequence CAGAGCTGACGGCAGGCGAAAACCATACTCAACGAGCGTTTCCTTTCTACTCCTGTCGCCATGATACATACCCTGGATCTGGGAAAGGGTGACGTGGGATTCATCAATGAATATCAGTAAATCGTCCGGAAAATAGTCAATGAGTGTATATGGCCGCTGTCCTGGTTTTCGCCCGGCGAAATACCTGGAATAATTTTCAATACCGGAGCAATATCCCACCTCCAGCATCATTTCAATATCAAAATTGGTTCGCTGTTCCAGCCGCTGCGCCTCTAGTAGTTTATTGTCACTGCGCATCTCTTCAAGCCGTACAGCCAGTTCATCTCGAATAGCATCGATAATTTCTTCCATGGACGATTCATCAGTCACAAAATGCTTCGCCGGATAGACAAAAAGGTTTTCCACAGATCGGGTGATCTCCCCGGTGATTGGATTGAAAAAGCGAATCGATTCCACATCGTTCCCAAAAAGCTCTATCCTCACAGCCTGATCTTCATAAGCTGGATATATCTCAATCACATCTCCCCGGACCCGGAACCGCCCTCGCTCCAAGACGGCATCACTACGGACGTAGTATATCTCCACCAACTCTCGAAACAGCTGGCGCGTGAAGATCTTTTCACCCTGATTAACACGCACAACTTTGTTCTGATATTCTTTTGGAGAGCCAATACCGTAAATACAAGAAACTGAACTAACCACAATCACATCATCCCGCGTCAGAAGAGATTCGGTAGCTTTGAGTCGGAGTTTGTCGATCTCTTCGTTGACGGAAGAATCCTTTTCAATGTAGGTATCGGTCACCGGCAGATAGGCCTCAGGCTGGTAGTAATCGTAATAGCTGATGAAGAACTCTACGCAGTTATCCGGAAAGAGATTCTTGAATTCTCCATATAGCTGTGCTGCCAGAGTCTTGTTATGCGAAATAACAAGCGTGGGCCGCTGGACTTCCTGAATGATATTGGCCATGGTAAAAGTCTTTCCGCTACCGGTAACGCCCAGCAACGTTTGCCACTTTTCTCCCCGCTCCAAACCAGCTACCAGTTCAGTCATGGCTCCATATTGTTCAGCCGTGAGAGAGAATTGACTGTTAATCTTCAATTCTGCCATATTGACTTGAAATTTACTTTCTTCCGAGGATCGTGTCAACAAATAGAGTCGGAATATTTTTCAGTACACTAAACCGTCTCAGTAGAATTTGTTCGCTGTAAGAGATTACAACAGCTATTAGAGCGTCGATTTTACGACTGAATTTTCTGATTGAGATTACGAACAAGATACTGGAGCCAGCTGACAAACGACAGAACGGTTGAAATCAGTATTAGATAAAATCCAATCTCCTCAATTCTCAAAATGTAGAGCAGTATTGCCAAAGAAATGATCCCCACGGTCCATTTGCCGATAATGTTGGAGCCCAGGACAACATGTGCATGATTAAGCATATATACACCACTCAGTGTAATAGTCAACTGACGAGTCATATAAAAAATAAAGAACCAGAATGGGAAATTTCTCGTCTCATCAAGAGAAATAAACAGAACGATGACCCCAATTGCAATGGAATCGGCAAGTGGATCAAGAAATTTCCCCAAGTCTGTCACTTCGTGGGCCCGCCGGGCGAAGTAACCATCCAGCCAATCGGTGATAACTGCAACGAGAACAAGTACCACGGCCAGCGCAATTTTGTCGTGAGCGAGACTATAAATAATAGGCAAAGCAAGAAAAGCACGAAGCACGCTTAGCAGATTAGCCAGCGTAATGATTCTAGTGGGATGGGTAATCTTTATGTTTTGCTGAGTGTCAGGCATGTGTTTTTATCGCTGGTCTTGAATGGATTATCCCATTAGCAATCACCAACGTAGTTTCTGAGAGAGCAGCCGCCTCCATTTCATCATGCGTTACGAAAATAAGGTGTTTATTTGATAGAAGAGCGCCAAGAAACTCAATCATCTTTTTCTTTTGTTGAACACCCAGCGAAAACATGGGTTCATCTAGGATAAGCAACTCATATTTAGCTTGGCTTAGCATAACAATCAGCACAATCCTCGACTCCGAAAGACTCAACAGATGTAAGGGTGTTTGGGAAATCCTGAACCAGGGAATTTGAAAAGAGGCAAGTGAATCTGTAATCTGATGAGCAAAATCATCGGAAGCCAACCCTTCTAACAGAATCATCTTAGCCACTTCCTCCGGAGTGTATCCTCCGAACAATCTTTCGGGCGATTGAGGAAGGTAGGCTAGAGATGGTGAACGGTCGTATATTTCTATCTTGATGTCACCGGCATGGGGCGTTTCCATTTGAGACAAAAGCGCCCCCAGGGTCGATTTTCCGGAGCCGTTCTCGCCAATGACTGCTAATGATCGGATCTTTTTAAGTTGAAGGCACTGGTCATTAAACAGTTGCCCAGAGTTGGGATAAGCAAAAGAAAGCTTATTAAATTTTAATGAAAGCTTTCCCGGTGGAATGGATATCTTCGGGTAAATCTTCTCTAACCTTTTTTCAAGATGCTCTAAATGATCCAGGCACAGTTGCCAGCCATTTTCACTGTACTGCAGATCTGAAGGGTCTGATGTGAGCCACAGAACAACGGCGTTGAATCGTTCACACCACTCCTTCAGGATTGTGACACACATTTTTTTCGACTGCTCACTCAGGAAGGAAAGTCCGTCATCAATAATCAAAAAGTCAGGAGAAGAAGTGAGGGCCGAAGCAAGATTGAGGAGCTCCCTTTCGCCGCCAGACAGCATCGATGGATGTCTTTCTAAACCAAATGAAAAATTGAACCTCTCAGCCACAATTTTAATCCGGTGCTGGATTTTCTCCGCGGGCCAACCAGCGTTCTCAAGATTGAAAGCCAGCTCTCTTGCCACAGTGGGGGCAACGATTTGGGCATCAGGGTCTTGAGCTACAATCATGGGCGAGATAAAACCCGAAATTCGAGACAGATTAAAATTTGGATGATCTGATTCGTGAGACAGTGAAACCATTCGCCGACCAAGGCTGCTTTTTCCGACCCCGCTCTCCCCATAAATGACGTGTATTCCCGTGCGAAGGTGGACTTTCCGAGATGGAACATCAAACTTAGGGAACTGGATAAGAAAACTGACTTCAGTCACGGAGAATTCCTCTAACTACACGAGTTGCTGCACCGATATTCTTATGGATCACCTCAGTAGCTGCCGCGCTGGAATTGAGATAAAATTGCTGATCATCCAAAAGACGATTGACAGTGTCACCGAATTCAGTTTGCGTGTTTACGGTGAAACCTCCACCATTTTCCAACAACTCCTCAGCTGCGTGTGAGTTGTGATATTTTGGACCAAAAACAGTAGGAAGCCGGGCCATGGCTGGTTCCATAACATTATGAATGCCCGTAGTGAAACCGCCTCCAACATAGGCGAATCGCCCTTGCCAATAAAGCCGTGAGAGGTAACCAACTTTATCCATAATTACCACACGGGCACTCTTGACACCGTTACTAGTCTGGGAGAAAAGCTTTGGGCTCAAACCGAACTTCGTGAACAGCTCGAACGTCTTACTAATATATTTAACATCCGGCTCGTGGGGCACCCAGGTGAAACCAAATTCGGGCTTGGCCCGGACTATCTCCAAAATGGAACCGAGAATAAGTTGATCATCTTCAGGCCATACACTTCCTGCGATAAACCGGAGGGGGCGTTCAAGTACCGACCTTGAGCGGTCTACGGCTGACTCCTTAGCCAAGTCTTTCACCCGATCATAGCGGGGACTCCCCAAGACTCGGACAATATTCCCAGGCTTTATCAAAAGAAGTCGCCGAAGTTGAATGTGATCTTTTTCGCTGATAGTATAGACAGACGCAAGTGAGCTGTAAACATGGTGGAAAAAATTGCTGATTATCGGCCACAGTTTTGGGCTCTTTCTGTGCAACCTTGCTGAAAAGAGGATCGTGTGTATCTTGAGCCTTTCTGCTGTCCAAACAAGATTTGGCCAAACGTCATACTCGGCGAATATTAGCTTATGGGGACGGACCAGCTTGAGTATTTTCGATACAGACCAGGGAAAATCGAGGGGCAAATAAATCTTGAGATCTATATCATCGTCGTTCACATTGGCATAACCTGAAGGTGAGAAAAAACTTACCAAAATGATACTATCTTCCTCCACCTCTTTCAAGCCACGCAAGACAGGCCTAACCTGCTCGTATTCCCCGTGAGAAGCGCAATGAAACCAATAAGTCAGACGAGTACTGTCAATTTGTGAAATAAAGTTTCTGAGCTTATCGGTCATTCCTCGCCGCTCGTGCAAGGCACGCCTGATTTTAGACTTGAAGGGATAAAGAAAAAGCACAAGAACCAAAAGAATAGGCAGGGCAATAAAGTTGTAAACACTAAACCAAAAAAGTTTCATTTTACGCTTCCGGAAAAACTGAATTTATTGATTCTAAAACTTCCTTACTGGTGACACCGCTGAGACACAACTGCTCATTTCTGATGCATCTCCGCTGCCCGTTTTTAGAACAAGGTCTGCACCATAAATCGGAGTAAAGTTGCTGAGAACCCGTATGCCGGACGTTAGCACCTGTCTCCCTAGATGTAGGTCCTGTGATCATCACCACTGCTGTTCCCAGCGCCTCAGCTGCATGGATGAGCCCTGTATCGGCACCCACCGCAACCGACGCAATAGATAGAATGGTCATTGATGTACGCAGATTAGTTTTTCCACGAAGATTCACGACATTTTCGAATTCGCCTGCGATCTCATCACAAACAGTGTTTTCAGCCCCACCCAAGATTACCGCCTGCTTTCCATGCATCAAATCAAACAGCTGTCGGTACCCGGCTACTGTCCAAACTTTGTTTGGCCAGGTAGCTCCGGGCACGATCGCGAGAAAATGTGGCGCAACTCCGAAACGGGCCAACAAACTGCTACACCGCTCTTTTTCCTTAACTGATATGTACAATTGGGTGAGAGCACCTTCCTGCAACCCCATGAAATTAACATATTCTTTAGTTACCTCGAAATTTGGAGGGAAACGGTTCCACTTAAAATAAAAGAGCAGAAAACGGTTGAGCCTCGGTTTTTTGTATACGGAGCAGTGAGAATTCATACCGAGGCGAATAATTCCTGATCTAAGGGAATCGTGAAGATCAAAAACATGAGAATAGTTTTCATCATCTAATTTACCTGCCAGTTCCGTCAATCGTCTAAATCCAGCGTTGCGTTCCAACAAAATCAAGCGACTGATGTGGAGTTGTCCCTCTAAAATCGGTGCATAATCGCGAAGCGTGAGAAAATGAATCTCACAATTTGGATGTTGATTCTTGAGCGCCTCCACAGCAGCTGTGGTAAATATGATGTCGCCCATGGAACTGAAGCGAATTATCAGAACCTTTTCAAACGAGGATGTACTTTCCAGTATTGCCGCCCTGGCCCCCTACTTCGTCCTTTGCACATTGTAGAGACAAAGATCTATCATGGACCTTTTATAAGGAGAATCGGGAAAAGGTGTAAGTGCGGCAACAGCCTGATCGGAAAATTCTTGCAGTTTCTTCTTGGCATAACTAAAACCGCCGTGTTCGGATACAATCTCTTTCAATCGTTTTACATCTCTATTTTTGGTATCCTTAGAGAGCGTTTTGCGGAGCTGCCGCCGTTCAACGGCTGAAAGGGTTGACGACATGGCATGAATAATTGGAAGGGTGATCATATTCTTGGAAACATCTGCATTGGTATCCTTTCCGGTGTCCTTGGTGGCGCCGAGAATATCAAAAAGATCATCCTTAATTTGAAACGCCACCCCCAGCTTTTCCCCATAATCCCGCGCCGCTGTTTTGTGGTCTTCATTTTTTGAAGTAGTGATGACTCCAAGTTCACAAGAGGTTGAAATGAGTGAGGCAGTTTTATCTTTAACCATCCTGAAATAAATTTCTTCGGACAT is from Candidatus Neomarinimicrobiota bacterium and encodes:
- a CDS encoding polyprenyl synthetase family protein, whose product is MTETFELKRIIEPIVEDLKVFQDEFELALKSEVRLINIIARYLLSHKGKAIRPILTILSARVSGGPTLNSYKAAAMVELLHLATLMHDDVVDEAKKRRGFPTIQKIWKNKTAIIMGDFILSQVLTNLIRLRDFEALDLISNTAKRLSSGEMLQIERSFKKSMSEEIYFRMVKDKTASLISTSCELGVITTSKNEDHKTAARDYGEKLGVAFQIKDDLFDILGATKDTGKDTNADVSKNMITLPIIHAMSSTLSAVERRQLRKTLSKDTKNRDVKRLKEIVSEHGGFSYAKKKLQEFSDQAVAALTPFPDSPYKRSMIDLCLYNVQRTK
- a CDS encoding CDP-alcohol phosphatidyltransferase family protein translates to MPDTQQNIKITHPTRIITLANLLSVLRAFLALPIIYSLAHDKIALAVVLVLVAVITDWLDGYFARRAHEVTDLGKFLDPLADSIAIGVIVLFISLDETRNFPFWFFIFYMTRQLTITLSGVYMLNHAHVVLGSNIIGKWTVGIISLAILLYILRIEEIGFYLILISTVLSFVSWLQYLVRNLNQKIQS
- a CDS encoding ATP-binding cassette domain-containing protein, with protein sequence MTEVSFLIQFPKFDVPSRKVHLRTGIHVIYGESGVGKSSLGRRMVSLSHESDHPNFNLSRISGFISPMIVAQDPDAQIVAPTVARELAFNLENAGWPAEKIQHRIKIVAERFNFSFGLERHPSMLSGGERELLNLASALTSSPDFLIIDDGLSFLSEQSKKMCVTILKEWCERFNAVVLWLTSDPSDLQYSENGWQLCLDHLEHLEKRLEKIYPKISIPPGKLSLKFNKLSFAYPNSGQLFNDQCLQLKKIRSLAVIGENGSGKSTLGALLSQMETPHAGDIKIEIYDRSPSLAYLPQSPERLFGGYTPEEVAKMILLEGLASDDFAHQITDSLASFQIPWFRISQTPLHLLSLSESRIVLIVMLSQAKYELLILDEPMFSLGVQQKKKMIEFLGALLSNKHLIFVTHDEMEAAALSETTLVIANGIIHSRPAIKTHA
- a CDS encoding glycosyltransferase family 9 protein; protein product: MGDIIFTTAAVEALKNQHPNCEIHFLTLRDYAPILEGQLHISRLILLERNAGFRRLTELAGKLDDENYSHVFDLHDSLRSGIIRLGMNSHCSVYKKPRLNRFLLFYFKWNRFPPNFEVTKEYVNFMGLQEGALTQLYISVKEKERCSSLLARFGVAPHFLAIVPGATWPNKVWTVAGYRQLFDLMHGKQAVILGGAENTVCDEIAGEFENVVNLRGKTNLRTSMTILSIASVAVGADTGLIHAAEALGTAVVMITGPTSRETGANVRHTGSQQLYSDLWCRPCSKNGQRRCIRNEQLCLSGVTSKEVLESINSVFPEA
- the uvrB gene encoding excinuclease ABC subunit UvrB — protein: MAELKINSQFSLTAEQYGAMTELVAGLERGEKWQTLLGVTGSGKTFTMANIIQEVQRPTLVISHNKTLAAQLYGEFKNLFPDNCVEFFISYYDYYQPEAYLPVTDTYIEKDSSVNEEIDKLRLKATESLLTRDDVIVVSSVSCIYGIGSPKEYQNKVVRVNQGEKIFTRQLFRELVEIYYVRSDAVLERGRFRVRGDVIEIYPAYEDQAVRIELFGNDVESIRFFNPITGEITRSVENLFVYPAKHFVTDESSMEEIIDAIRDELAVRLEEMRSDNKLLEAQRLEQRTNFDIEMMLEVGYCSGIENYSRYFAGRKPGQRPYTLIDYFPDDLLIFIDESHVTLSQIQGMYHGDRSRKETLVEYGFRLPSALDNRPLKYDEFEKCVHQAIFSSATPSDREHAYTGGAVVEQITRPTGLLDPEVEVHHTEGQIDDLIGEIRLRVKSQERILVITLTKRMSEDLTDYLMGMNLRVRYLHSDINTLERVKILRDLRLGEFDVLVGINLMREGLDLPEVSLVAVLDADKEGFLRSERSLMQVAGRASRNVNGKVIFYADKVTDSMKKVIDETNRRREFQKKYNEKHKITPTTIYKSMDDVILTTSVADAVKETDHMVYGRKGDWFDTLDKGAALDMMKNEMLEAAEKLQFEKAARLRDEIEKLREELVT